Proteins from a single region of Gimesia sp.:
- a CDS encoding glycosyltransferase family 39 protein yields MTKTGFLTTALVLILILAGGLRLGIVMRQSDQLREDRDAYIAIARNLAAGHGFTSSRMEAGQDLEPTAFRPPLYPCLLAVGYYLNAGPLMTGILQILLGIATVWFTWKAGQRLQLQWAAVLAAGIVATDPILLQYTSYSMTEVLATFLCSLLLYLLICSFSTRAEELSASTNKPLLFWTGAVWGLAILCRPTFLAFLGIWLVIRLADSLKQRLLSNREELRPSSVRQQIAFLAAGIILAVSPWLIRNLVVFRVPILTTTHGGYTLLLGNNPVFFNEVVQQPWGTVWTGESLDAWQKSLEADIAQLQPALETEQERDRWMYQRARQNISAQPSLFAQSCLLRLKRFWNIAPLASAGQTPSRTLLLGVASYYFVVLLGCLWGVCLVVWKTERNWSPLIWLLVSFTIVHLFYWTNMRMRAPLVPAIALLSVFGWSHLIHFCKIDRLWNRPNTDHPKA; encoded by the coding sequence GTGACCAAAACCGGATTCTTAACGACGGCCCTTGTACTGATTCTGATCCTGGCAGGCGGTCTGCGTCTGGGAATCGTAATGCGGCAGAGTGATCAACTGAGGGAAGACCGGGATGCCTATATTGCGATTGCCCGTAACCTCGCTGCGGGACATGGTTTCACATCGAGTCGTATGGAGGCGGGACAGGACCTCGAACCGACGGCCTTTCGTCCGCCCCTTTACCCCTGCCTGCTGGCCGTGGGTTACTATCTGAATGCAGGTCCCCTGATGACGGGGATCCTCCAGATCCTGCTGGGAATCGCCACCGTCTGGTTCACCTGGAAAGCCGGACAACGATTACAGTTACAATGGGCCGCTGTGCTCGCAGCGGGAATTGTGGCAACGGATCCGATTCTACTGCAATACACCTCTTACTCCATGACCGAAGTGCTGGCCACGTTCTTGTGCAGCCTGTTGCTCTACCTGCTGATCTGCAGTTTTTCCACACGTGCAGAGGAATTATCGGCGTCAACCAATAAACCCCTGCTGTTCTGGACCGGCGCCGTCTGGGGGCTGGCGATTCTCTGCAGGCCCACTTTTCTGGCGTTCCTGGGAATCTGGCTGGTGATCCGCCTGGCGGATTCGCTGAAACAGAGACTGCTCTCAAACAGAGAGGAGTTAAGGCCCTCGTCCGTCAGGCAACAGATCGCCTTTCTGGCAGCGGGAATTATTCTGGCTGTTTCTCCCTGGCTGATTCGCAATCTGGTCGTGTTTCGCGTACCAATTTTGACGACCACGCATGGCGGATACACGCTCCTGCTGGGGAATAATCCGGTCTTTTTCAACGAAGTGGTGCAGCAGCCCTGGGGAACGGTGTGGACAGGTGAGAGCCTGGATGCCTGGCAGAAAAGTCTGGAGGCGGACATCGCGCAACTGCAGCCAGCCCTCGAAACCGAACAGGAACGGGATCGCTGGATGTACCAGCGCGCTCGCCAGAACATTTCAGCCCAACCTTCGCTGTTTGCCCAGTCCTGTCTGCTGCGACTCAAGCGTTTCTGGAATATCGCCCCCCTGGCGAGTGCAGGGCAAACTCCCTCGCGCACCCTGCTCTTGGGAGTGGCGAGCTACTACTTTGTTGTCCTGCTGGGCTGTCTCTGGGGAGTGTGCCTGGTAGTCTGGAAAACAGAGCGAAACTGGTCACCACTTATCTGGCTGCTGGTGAGCTTTACCATCGTGCATCTGTTCTACTGGACCAACATGCGAATGCGAGCGCCGCTGGTGCCTGCGATCGCCCTGCTTAGTGTTTTCGGCTGGTCCCATCTGATTCATTTCTGCAAAATCGACCGACTCTGGAACCGCCCGAACACCGATCACCCTAAAGCCTGA
- a CDS encoding alpha/beta fold hydrolase, which yields MKQQRPSIIVFLLCGITLLSTDVASAADVIKPDPRLPESTPWDLTALSQTPEFEWIDQTGPVHELLYQGLEYKGKPTQVFAYYASPRTLGLSEDKQATYPGVVLIHGGGGTAFHEWAELWAKQGYAAISMDLAGSRPLEGKNPHKREHRARLSAGGPNQSHAEKFNAIKDDKSEHWCYHAPANAILAHSLIRSFPEVDKDKTAVTGISWGGYLTCIVSGLDNRFKAAAPVYGCGFLNNHSVFERSINQLPDEDAKRWMQLYDPGHYLRAVQMPIFFLNGTNDFHYWLEAYQRSYEAVPASTPKNIRIEVKMRHSHPAGWEPKEIARFFDEKLKQAAPLAVVQKPVIQGEQITAELAQPVKLKSAVLQYTTDEGPNLERKWQAVPLTIEGTKITGPAPPKNAVIWFINVTDEQDAMTSSPLSSKLVK from the coding sequence ATGAAACAACAACGACCTTCTATCATCGTATTCCTGCTCTGTGGAATTACCCTGCTCAGTACCGACGTCGCTTCGGCTGCTGATGTCATTAAACCGGATCCTCGACTGCCGGAATCGACTCCCTGGGATCTGACAGCACTCAGCCAGACACCCGAATTTGAATGGATCGACCAGACCGGCCCGGTTCACGAACTCCTGTATCAGGGGCTGGAATACAAAGGGAAGCCGACGCAGGTCTTCGCTTATTATGCTTCTCCCCGCACGCTGGGTCTCTCTGAAGACAAGCAGGCCACTTACCCGGGCGTCGTATTAATTCACGGCGGTGGTGGGACGGCATTTCATGAATGGGCCGAACTGTGGGCGAAGCAGGGCTATGCAGCGATCTCCATGGACCTGGCAGGCAGCCGACCGCTGGAAGGAAAGAATCCACACAAACGCGAGCATCGCGCGCGTCTGTCAGCAGGCGGTCCGAACCAGTCTCATGCGGAAAAATTCAACGCGATCAAAGACGACAAGTCGGAACACTGGTGCTACCATGCCCCCGCCAACGCAATCCTGGCTCACTCGCTGATTCGCTCCTTCCCTGAAGTCGATAAAGATAAAACCGCCGTCACCGGCATCTCCTGGGGTGGCTATCTGACCTGCATCGTGTCTGGTCTGGACAATCGATTTAAAGCAGCTGCTCCCGTTTATGGTTGTGGCTTCCTCAACAACCATTCCGTGTTTGAGCGGTCGATCAACCAACTCCCCGACGAAGATGCCAAACGCTGGATGCAACTCTATGACCCGGGGCACTATCTGCGGGCAGTCCAGATGCCGATCTTTTTCCTGAATGGAACCAACGACTTTCATTATTGGCTCGAAGCCTATCAGCGCAGCTACGAAGCGGTCCCCGCATCCACTCCGAAGAATATTCGCATCGAAGTCAAAATGCGGCACAGCCATCCAGCGGGCTGGGAACCCAAAGAGATCGCCCGCTTCTTTGATGAAAAGCTGAAGCAGGCAGCACCGCTGGCCGTCGTTCAGAAACCGGTCATCCAGGGAGAACAGATCACTGCTGAACTCGCACAGCCGGTCAAACTGAAATCCGCCGTCCTGCAATATACGACGGACGAAGGTCCCAACCTCGAACGCAAATGGCAAGCGGTACCTCTGACGATTGAAGGCACAAAGATCACCGGACCAGCGCCCCCGAAAAACGCCGTCATCTGGTTTATCAATGTGACCGATGAACAGGACGCTATGACCTCCAGCCCGCTCTCTTCAAAACTGGTAAAGTAA
- a CDS encoding diacylglycerol kinase family protein — MLQSPETQSRNIRIHSAGNSDTEKIRPEWRQRLVDVERGITFGVRLDSSFFIHFFTGSAVLTTGMLLGLSATHWAIVILAMTTVLCAQMFNQVLKSIWKLLGSHLPAESQNTFKVGTAAVGVSIIGSIITIGIIFCSAIYRLLF, encoded by the coding sequence GTGTTACAATCACCGGAAACGCAGTCACGAAATATTCGCATCCACTCTGCTGGAAATTCAGACACCGAAAAAATCCGTCCCGAATGGCGGCAGCGCCTGGTTGATGTCGAGCGGGGCATCACGTTCGGCGTGCGTCTGGACAGTTCGTTCTTCATCCACTTCTTTACAGGCAGTGCCGTACTTACCACAGGCATGCTGCTGGGCCTGTCAGCCACACACTGGGCGATCGTCATTCTGGCTATGACCACCGTGCTCTGTGCGCAGATGTTTAACCAGGTCTTGAAGTCCATCTGGAAACTGCTGGGAAGTCATCTGCCAGCGGAATCACAGAATACGTTCAAAGTCGGAACGGCAGCGGTAGGCGTGAGTATTATTGGTTCGATCATCACCATCGGGATCATTTTCTGCTCAGCAATTTACCGCTTACTGTTTTAG
- a CDS encoding DUF502 domain-containing protein, whose product MDASTTPPPPGKNSPEKKEKKKIGRTHHFFLRGLAISLPPILTLVIVIWVAGIVNDYIITPTTTTVRYCIAYFTDGSQPRDDFVQLESLPPLEYCRKDYLVSRADAAELEAIDDQTLGRIPRRQLTDKAWVPFGDRAVPYTDYREVAKRIRASDMPTTAMGLYMELATTRWFKSLFNLSAVAVALTIVALYFLGRFVTARIGAWMVYKFEQGVLARLPVVSNVYSSVKQVTDFFFSERTVDYSRVVAVEYPRRGIWSLGFVTGDSMLEMTVTAGEPLVAILIPTSPMPVTGYTMSVPKSEIVDLNITVDQAFQFCLSCGVLVPPQQKVTDELLREELGKRLLGDRKLAGFKVQIAPPEPTTQTTTLASEHTESEETTDAVKPESTDSSEKPPEK is encoded by the coding sequence ATGGATGCGAGTACCACACCGCCACCCCCTGGTAAGAATTCGCCTGAAAAAAAGGAGAAGAAAAAGATCGGGAGAACCCATCACTTCTTTCTGCGGGGCCTGGCGATCAGCCTGCCGCCGATTCTGACACTGGTGATTGTCATCTGGGTCGCGGGAATTGTGAATGACTATATCATCACGCCCACCACGACCACGGTGCGCTACTGCATCGCCTACTTCACCGACGGCTCCCAGCCGCGCGATGATTTCGTGCAGTTGGAAAGTCTGCCCCCCTTGGAATACTGTCGCAAGGATTACCTGGTCAGCAGAGCAGATGCAGCAGAGTTGGAAGCGATTGACGATCAGACGCTGGGAAGAATCCCCCGACGGCAGCTGACGGATAAGGCCTGGGTCCCATTTGGGGATCGGGCGGTGCCTTACACCGACTATCGAGAAGTGGCCAAGCGGATTCGCGCCTCCGACATGCCGACGACAGCGATGGGTTTGTACATGGAACTGGCGACGACCCGCTGGTTCAAAAGCCTGTTCAACCTGAGCGCGGTCGCGGTCGCGTTAACAATTGTGGCGTTGTACTTCCTGGGACGTTTCGTGACGGCCCGGATTGGTGCCTGGATGGTCTACAAGTTCGAACAGGGCGTACTGGCGAGACTGCCTGTGGTGAGCAACGTTTATTCTTCGGTGAAGCAGGTAACCGACTTCTTCTTCAGCGAACGCACGGTCGATTACAGTCGCGTGGTTGCCGTGGAATACCCGCGGCGCGGCATCTGGTCGCTGGGATTTGTCACGGGTGACAGTATGCTGGAGATGACCGTCACTGCGGGTGAACCCCTGGTGGCGATCCTGATTCCCACCTCACCGATGCCGGTGACCGGGTATACGATGAGCGTTCCGAAGAGCGAGATTGTGGATTTGAATATCACCGTCGATCAGGCGTTTCAGTTCTGCCTGTCGTGTGGGGTCCTGGTTCCACCGCAACAGAAAGTAACTGATGAACTGCTGCGGGAGGAACTGGGGAAACGACTGCTGGGCGATCGCAAGCTGGCCGGCTTCAAAGTTCAGATTGCTCCGCCGGAACCCACGACCCAGACGACTACACTCGCCAGCGAACATACCGAGTCGGAAGAAACGACGGATGCTGTCAAGCCAGAGTCCACTGACAGTTCCGAGAAGCCACCAGAGAAATAG
- a CDS encoding MMPL family transporter produces the protein MSRQPESWLESGVNLLYKLRWVLLVVFLILTGFAYFPASKLDFEQSIESLYAKDDQHLLDYLESKRLFGGDELVFVAYTVPGLLGEEGSRETDELKEVRKFSQELSQIPGINADVTQNLANALSPPKLNFLLRVLIRQKRDELIELSRGVLIGDDNETTAIVLRLLPEDQSPVPRAETFKQIRELAHAHEPRAYVVGEPVQVYDMFRYVEEDGNVLFKVSLSLLAVVLLLLFRRLRWVALPLLVVICSIWWTEATLVIGNLQLSMVSSMLNSLVTIIGIATVAHVAVHFQALQRENVPRPDAIRRTMVELLPAIFWTCATTAAGFLSLLTSEIAPVRSFGIMMALGTLMVLIASTVLLPGGMSLGYLRQPSKQSDDKGLARTLKQVAHMNECYPKRILWGSLIFVIFAAAGFSRLTIETDFSKNFRDSSEIVKALDFVETRLGGASTWEVNFPAPSQLNKEYLDRVRALAEDLQQVNPPDKTQLTKVISITDTLDFVPSRPFASDPIQSKLDQIEDLQADFESSLYNPEQGRMRIVLRALERQSAEEKLSLIHKVDALAKKHFPGSETKESDQESKSVHDEPGKAAGIFILLAYLIDSLLRDQLYSFLLAATSIWLIMSLAFRSLKLGLISMVPNLFPIVVVIGVMGWTGLTLNIGTAMIASVSMGLTTDSSIHFISSFLRARSRGASTDEALRSTQHSVGRAIIYATSALVAGFSVLTLSHFIPLIYFGALVSVAMVGGVFGDLVLMPILLRLTYPDKAESAA, from the coding sequence ATGAGTCGTCAACCAGAGAGCTGGCTGGAATCAGGGGTGAACCTGCTCTATAAACTCCGCTGGGTCCTGCTGGTCGTTTTTTTAATACTGACCGGCTTCGCATACTTTCCGGCTTCAAAGCTGGACTTCGAACAGTCGATCGAATCGCTTTACGCCAAAGATGACCAGCACCTGCTCGATTACCTCGAGAGCAAACGGCTTTTCGGCGGCGATGAACTCGTTTTCGTTGCTTATACCGTGCCCGGCCTGCTGGGCGAAGAAGGTTCCCGGGAAACCGATGAACTGAAAGAGGTCCGTAAATTCTCCCAGGAACTCAGTCAGATCCCGGGCATCAATGCAGACGTCACGCAAAACCTGGCAAATGCACTCAGCCCTCCCAAATTAAACTTCCTCCTGCGAGTATTGATCCGACAGAAACGCGATGAACTGATCGAACTTTCGCGTGGCGTGCTGATCGGTGACGACAACGAAACCACGGCCATCGTCCTCCGCCTGCTTCCCGAAGATCAATCGCCCGTTCCCCGTGCTGAAACATTCAAACAAATCCGCGAACTGGCACATGCTCACGAGCCCCGCGCCTATGTGGTCGGCGAGCCCGTGCAGGTCTATGACATGTTCCGTTACGTGGAAGAAGACGGCAATGTACTGTTTAAAGTCTCGCTCAGTCTGCTGGCGGTCGTATTGCTGCTGTTGTTCCGTCGACTGCGTTGGGTTGCCCTTCCTCTCCTGGTTGTGATCTGTTCGATCTGGTGGACCGAAGCCACGCTTGTCATCGGCAATCTCCAGTTGAGCATGGTCAGCTCCATGTTGAATTCCCTCGTGACGATCATCGGTATCGCGACGGTCGCACACGTGGCCGTCCACTTTCAGGCCCTGCAACGCGAGAACGTTCCCCGTCCCGATGCGATCCGCCGGACGATGGTCGAACTCTTACCCGCGATCTTCTGGACCTGTGCCACCACGGCTGCCGGATTCCTCTCATTGTTGACCAGTGAAATCGCCCCTGTCCGCAGCTTCGGTATCATGATGGCGCTGGGAACTCTGATGGTACTCATCGCCTCCACGGTCCTTCTACCCGGCGGAATGTCTTTGGGATATCTGCGTCAGCCTTCAAAACAGTCAGACGATAAAGGCCTGGCCCGAACACTGAAACAGGTCGCGCACATGAATGAGTGTTACCCCAAACGGATTCTCTGGGGTTCGCTGATCTTCGTGATTTTTGCCGCAGCCGGCTTCAGTCGCTTAACCATCGAAACGGATTTCAGTAAAAACTTCCGTGACTCCAGTGAGATCGTCAAGGCGCTCGACTTCGTCGAAACCCGGCTCGGCGGTGCTTCCACCTGGGAAGTCAACTTTCCTGCTCCGTCTCAACTGAATAAGGAATACCTGGACCGCGTCCGGGCTCTGGCGGAAGACCTGCAACAGGTTAACCCTCCTGACAAAACACAGTTGACTAAAGTGATCTCCATAACGGACACGCTCGACTTCGTGCCGTCAAGACCGTTCGCCTCCGACCCGATTCAGTCCAAGCTCGACCAGATTGAAGACCTGCAGGCGGATTTCGAAAGCAGCCTCTACAATCCCGAACAGGGACGCATGCGTATTGTCCTGCGGGCCCTCGAACGACAGTCGGCCGAAGAAAAACTCTCTCTGATTCATAAGGTCGATGCCCTCGCGAAAAAACATTTTCCCGGCTCGGAAACGAAAGAGTCCGACCAGGAATCCAAGTCTGTTCACGACGAACCCGGTAAAGCCGCCGGTATTTTTATTCTGCTCGCCTATTTGATTGACAGTCTGCTCAGGGACCAGCTCTACAGCTTCCTGCTCGCTGCCACCAGTATCTGGTTAATCATGTCACTGGCCTTCCGCAGTTTGAAACTGGGACTGATTTCTATGGTCCCCAACCTGTTTCCGATTGTTGTCGTGATTGGTGTCATGGGCTGGACCGGACTGACGTTGAATATCGGTACCGCCATGATCGCCAGTGTCTCAATGGGACTCACGACCGATTCGAGCATCCACTTTATCTCAAGCTTCTTAAGAGCACGTTCGCGCGGTGCTTCTACGGATGAAGCGCTGCGATCAACTCAGCACAGTGTCGGCCGGGCAATCATTTATGCCACGTCTGCCCTGGTTGCCGGCTTCAGCGTGCTCACCCTGTCACACTTTATCCCCCTGATTTATTTCGGGGCGCTGGTGAGTGTCGCTATGGTGGGCGGCGTCTTTGGTGACCTCGTCCTGATGCCCATTCTGCTGCGACTGACCTATCCCGACAAAGCGGAATCAGCTGCGTAA
- the hemC gene encoding hydroxymethylbilane synthase, whose amino-acid sequence MNQTAEPRPLRIATRASKLALWQAEHVAALLEAQGSGRPVEIVHITSEGDRDLTSPLSQFGGLGVFTREVQKAVLDGRADLAVHSLKDLPTEPAPGLTLAGIPDRGPLYDVLILPEGSEPIESLAGLPEEARIGTGSLRRRAQILHQRSDLEMLEVRGNVQTRLKKLDSGEYDALCLAEAGMVRLELLAERNWLLLSPPEVYPAVGQGALGIECRDDDTDTIEILGAISDPAVRAATTAERSLLSHLRAGCHAPIGSLSRLEENQLTLEAVVLSGDGQERIFVSESGPLEAAAEAGIKAAEALLEAGADRLISPGPGSPEAP is encoded by the coding sequence ATGAATCAGACAGCGGAACCCCGTCCCTTGCGCATCGCGACCCGGGCCAGCAAGCTGGCGCTCTGGCAGGCCGAGCATGTGGCTGCCCTGCTGGAAGCACAGGGAAGCGGACGACCGGTTGAAATCGTGCATATCACATCGGAGGGGGATCGGGATCTGACCTCGCCGCTGTCCCAGTTCGGCGGACTGGGTGTATTCACGCGCGAAGTGCAGAAAGCGGTGCTGGACGGACGAGCCGATCTGGCGGTTCACAGTCTGAAAGATTTACCTACCGAGCCAGCTCCCGGTCTGACCCTGGCGGGAATTCCGGATCGGGGGCCCTTGTATGACGTATTGATATTGCCCGAGGGTTCCGAGCCGATTGAGTCGCTGGCTGGTCTTCCCGAAGAAGCACGCATAGGCACAGGCAGTCTACGCCGTCGGGCACAGATCCTGCATCAGCGAAGTGACCTGGAGATGCTCGAAGTCCGCGGAAATGTACAGACCCGTCTGAAGAAACTGGACTCCGGTGAATACGACGCCCTGTGCCTGGCGGAAGCGGGAATGGTGCGACTGGAACTGCTGGCCGAACGGAACTGGTTGCTCTTAAGTCCGCCGGAAGTCTATCCGGCCGTCGGTCAGGGCGCCTTGGGCATCGAATGCCGGGACGACGATACCGACACCATCGAGATTCTGGGCGCGATTTCCGATCCCGCGGTGCGCGCCGCGACCACGGCGGAACGAAGTCTGCTTTCGCATCTGCGTGCGGGCTGCCATGCTCCGATCGGCAGTTTGTCCCGACTGGAGGAGAATCAGTTGACATTGGAAGCAGTCGTCTTAAGCGGCGACGGTCAGGAGCGTATTTTCGTCTCCGAGAGTGGTCCACTCGAAGCGGCAGCGGAAGCCGGGATCAAGGCTGCGGAGGCACTGCTGGAAGCGGGGGCAGACCGGTTGATTTCGCCCGGTCCCGGCTCGCCGGAGGCCCCCTGA
- a CDS encoding citrate/2-methylcitrate synthase yields the protein MERHPYRPGLTGIIATETEISQIQDGLTYRGYLVDELAREAMFLEVAYLLLHGELPSHEEMADFQTMLIESGQLPHPVLKALESIPPHIDMMEVVRSGVSLLAHFDPQMEYGIFMSDISNAQYLLAMLPQLISFRYHYVNGNKPVVPNFQHSYAGSFWYMLKGDEPTQLEEEAFNALLISQADYGLAPSTFAARVVASTGSPLYSSINAAIGSLNGQLHCSSGAGVLDALQEALHSGNAEEWACQEITKGRRVLGFQHSPRKPRDPRAAVLKNYCVQVADALGLNAMEATADAIEDVMAKVSRVHPRVEWHASRLLHYLGFEPELFTPIFAVSRMAGWVAHIVEQTENNHLYQPLSRYVGMDQRKYKPMPLRS from the coding sequence ATGGAACGTCACCCTTATCGCCCCGGGTTAACCGGGATCATCGCGACGGAAACTGAAATCTCACAAATCCAGGATGGTTTGACTTATCGGGGTTACCTGGTAGACGAACTGGCCCGCGAGGCCATGTTCCTCGAAGTTGCTTACCTGCTCCTGCACGGTGAACTGCCCAGCCACGAAGAGATGGCTGACTTTCAGACGATGCTGATCGAATCGGGTCAGCTGCCCCACCCCGTGTTGAAGGCTCTGGAATCGATTCCTCCGCACATCGACATGATGGAAGTAGTGCGCAGCGGCGTCAGTCTGCTGGCACACTTCGACCCGCAGATGGAATACGGAATCTTCATGTCGGATATTTCCAATGCACAATACCTGCTGGCCATGCTGCCGCAGCTGATCTCGTTCCGTTATCATTACGTCAACGGAAATAAGCCGGTGGTGCCTAACTTCCAGCATTCGTATGCGGGCAGCTTCTGGTACATGCTTAAAGGGGACGAGCCGACTCAGCTCGAAGAAGAAGCCTTCAATGCCCTGCTGATTTCACAGGCCGATTACGGTCTGGCTCCATCCACCTTTGCTGCCCGTGTGGTGGCATCGACGGGAAGCCCCCTGTATTCATCGATCAATGCCGCCATCGGTTCGCTGAACGGTCAGTTGCACTGCAGCTCCGGAGCCGGCGTTCTGGATGCGTTACAGGAAGCACTGCATTCAGGAAATGCAGAGGAGTGGGCCTGCCAGGAAATCACCAAGGGACGTCGGGTACTCGGATTCCAGCACTCGCCGCGTAAACCACGCGATCCCCGGGCTGCGGTTCTGAAGAATTATTGCGTGCAGGTCGCCGATGCACTGGGGCTGAATGCCATGGAAGCGACCGCGGATGCGATCGAAGATGTCATGGCGAAGGTCTCTCGCGTTCATCCCCGCGTGGAATGGCACGCGAGTCGACTGCTGCATTACCTGGGCTTCGAGCCTGAGCTGTTCACGCCGATCTTTGCGGTCTCGCGAATGGCGGGCTGGGTCGCACACATCGTCGAACAGACGGAGAACAATCACCTGTACCAGCCGCTCTCACGCTATGTGGGCATGGATCAGCGGAAATACAAACCGATGCCGTTACGCAGCTGA